In Nocardia sp. NBC_01327, the genomic stretch GGTAGTGGCGCATCCCGAGTGTGTGCTGGGGGCGCTGTCGGCCGGCACGTTCTGTACCGGCTGAGAGTGTGGTTGCCGGGGAGGTGGTCGATGATCTCGGCGCGGTTGTGCGCGTGCGGCGGCCGGTGCGGCGGGTTGTGTCGCTGGTGCCGTCGCTGACCGAGGCGATTGCGGTGAGCTGCCCGGATCTTTTGGCGGGCGCTACCGAGTGGTGCACGCATCCTCCGGGATTGTCGGTTGAGCGGGTTCGGGGGACGAAGAATCCGAATGTTCGGCGGATTGTCGAGATCGCTCCGGATCTGGTGGTGTGCAATCAGGAGGAGAATCGGCGGATCGATGTCGAGCGGCTTCGGGATGCCGGGATTGCGGTGTGGGTGACCAGGATTCGGACGCTGGAGGAAGCTTTCGCGTCCATGGGCCGTCTGTTCACGGTGGGACTCGATGTCGGGATGCCGGACTGGTTGGCGCAGGCCGAGGCCTGCTGGGCTCCGCCGCCGCCGAAACCCTTGTGCAATGCGGTGATTCCGGTGTGGCGGGATCCGTGGATGGTGGTCGGGCGGGACACATTCACCGGTGATCTAGCGCGGCGGCTCGGATTGCGACTTGTCCACGCCGATCTACCGGAGCGCTATCCAACTGTATCCACGCACGAGCTGGTGGCGAACGTCGATCTTGCCGTACTTCCGGACGAGCCATACGTATTCACCGAAACCGATGGGCCGGAAGCCTTTCCGGGAATGCCGGTGGCGTTGGTCGAGGGCCACCATCTCACCTGGTACGGCCCGTCATTGGTCACCGCCCGCAAGTCGCTCACCGATCGATTGGCACAGGCCGCCGTCCGGCCATAGCGAAAATAGGTTGCCGGGCTCCGGCCCACTCTGCGAACGTTGCCGTACCGCAGCCACTTCGGCACTGCGGAAAGGGAAGGTTCCGGTCTGTGGAGGCCGACCGGTCTTGAAAACCGGGGGGACGTTTCGGCGTTGGGGTTCGACTCCTCAACCTTCCGCTCCGCCTTCGTAGCTCAGCTGGTAGTAGCGGCCGCCTTGTAAGCGGTGGGTCCCGGGTTCGATCCCTGGCGAGGGCACGCTTTCGTAGCTCAGTGGTAGAGCAGCTCAGTGGTAGAGCTGCCGCCTCTTGAGCGGCAGGCCGCGCGTTCGATCCGTGCCGGGGGCACTGAAATCACACATCTGTGCAGCAGAATGGGCCCTAGGTAGTGGCCGCCGCTTCGATGGGAGCTAGCGCTGTGCATGATGACCGTCGGTTGATCGAGAGTCGGCTGGGGCGGGTGCTGGGGGAGCGGATTGTTCCGGCGATCTATCCGGAGTCCGTGCCGCTCAGGGCATCCATGTGGGTGGCGCCCGATGAGCCGGTGCCGGTGGCCGAGGGGTTGGCTGGGCCTCGGACCGGGGTCGGGCCGGGGGACCGGTGGGGTGCGCCCTGGGGGACGAGTTGGTTGACGGTGGAGGGGACGGTTCCGGCGGCGTGGGCTGGGAGGACTGTCGAGGCGATCATCGATCTCGGGTTCGATCGGAATATGACGGGTTTTCAGTGCGAGGGGCTGGTCTATCGGGGGGACGGGTCGCCGGTGAAGGGGTTGCATCCGCGTAATCAGTGGGTGCGGGTGGCTGGGCCCGCGGTGGGCGGGGAGGAGGTGGTGCTGCACGTCGAGGCGGCGTCGAACCCGATCATCCCGTTCTTCTCGCCGACCGCGCTGGGGGACAGTCTCACCGCCGGTGGTGAGCCGCAGTATCGCCTGGGGCGGATGGACCTCGCGATCTTCGACGAGCAGGTGTGGCAGTTGGTGATGGATCTGGAGGTGCTCGGCGAGCTGATGCACGAGATGCCCGAGGATCCGGCCCGCCGCTACGACATTGTGCGGGCGATCGAGCGGGCGCTGGACACCATCGATCTACAGGATGTGAACTCGACCGCCGCCGCGGCGCGGGAATGTCTGGTCGAGGTGCTGGCCGCACCGGCCATAGCGTCGGCGCACACGATCTCCGCTGTCGGACATGCGCATATCGATACGGCCTGGTTGTGGCCGCTGCGGGAAACGGTGCGCAAGGTCGCGCGCACCACCGCGAATATGACCGCGCTGCTGGCCGACGAACCCGACTTCATTTTCACGATGTCCCAAGCCGCCCAATACGACTTCCTCAAACAGCATCGGCCCGAGGTCTACGAGAAAGTCGAGAAGGCGGTATCGGACGGCCGGTTCGTGCCGGCCGGTGGGATGTGGGTGGAGTCGGATACGAATATGCCGGGCTCCGAGGCGATGGCGCGGCAGTTCGTCTACGGCAAGCGGTTCTTCCTGGAGGAGTTCGGGATCGAGAACGAGGAGGCGTGGCTGCCGGACACGTTCGGATTCGCGGCGGGGCTGCCGCAGATCATCAAGGCGGCAGGCTCCAAATGGCTGCTGACACAGAAGATCTCCTGGAGCGAGATCAATCAGTTCCCGCACCATACCTTCCTGTGGGAGGGCATCGACGGGACCCGGATCTTCACCCACTTTCCACCGGTCGACACCTACAACTGCTCGATGCAGGGCCGCGAGATCGCGCACGCCGCACGGAATTTCAAGGACAAGGGCCGGGCGTCGATGTCGCTGGCGCCGACCGGCTGGGGTGACGGCGGTGGCGGCACCACGCGGGAGATGGTCGCGAAGGCCGCCCGGATGAAGAACCTCGAAGGTTCGCCGAAAGTGCTGTGGGACAAGCCCTCCGACTTCTTCGCGAAGGCCGAGGCCGAGTATGCGAATCCGCCGGTGTGGGTGGGGGAGCTGTACCTGGAGCTGCACCGCGCCACGCTCACCAGCCAGGCGAAGACCAAGCAGGGTAACCGGCGCAGCGAACACCTGCTGCGGGAGGCCGAGCTGTGGGCTGCCACGGCGGCGGTGCGCAAGAACGCGGAATATCCTCGTGCGGCCTTGGATCGCCTCTGGAAGACGGTGCTACTGCACCAGTTCCACGATATTCTGCCCGGCTCGGCGATCGCGTGGGTGTACCGGGAGGCCGCGCAGACGTACGCGGCGGTGGCGCAGGAGCTGACCGAGATCATCGAGCGGGCTCAATGGGTGCTCGGTGGTGAGCGGGCAGGGCCGAACAGCTTCAATTCCACGCCGCACACCTGGCAATCGGTTCCGGCCGGAGCGGCCGCAGTGCCTGAGCAGTCCGGCTCGTGCTCGGTGACCGCGCGCGCCGAGGGCGGCTTCGTTCTCGAAAACGGTGTGCTGCGAGTCGAAATCGATGTGCGCGGGCTTGTCGTATCGGTATTCGACCCCGCGCAACAGCGGGAGACATTGCCGCCGGAATCGGCCGCGAACCTGCTGCAGCTGCATCCGGACCTGCCGAACTCGTGGGACGCCTGGGATGTCGACCGGTTCTACCGGAACCGGGTCACCGATCTCATCGACGTGGATTTCCTTGCGGCAGGCCCGGATTCGACAGAATCCGCGGTGGTTCGGGTCGGTCGATCGTTCGGGTCCTCGAAAGTCGAGCAGACCCTGTCGCTGCGGGCCGGCGCGCATGGCCTCGATATCGATACCAGCGTCGACTGGCACGAGACCGAGAAATTCCTCAAACTGGCGTTCCCCCTGGACGTTCACGCCGACCGCTACGCCTCCGAAACCCAGTTCGGGCACATGTTCCGGCCGACCCACACCAATACCAGCTGGGAGTACGCGAAGTTCGAAGCCTGCAATCACCGGTTCGTGCATATCGCCGAGCCGGGCTGGGGTGTGGCGCTGGTCAATGATTCGACCTACGGCCACGACGTCACCCGGACGGTCCGGGCGGACGGCGGGACCACGACAACGGTGCGGGCTTCGCTCTTGCGGGCGCCGCGGTTTCCCGATCCGGAGACCGACCACGGCGCGCACGCCTTCCGGCACTCGCTGATCCCGAGCGCCTCGATCGGTGACGCGGTGTGTGCGGGCTACCGCATCAACCTCGCGCCGATCACGCCGACCGTCGCCGAGGCAGTCGCGCCGCTGTTCACCATCGACAATGACGCGGTGGTGACCAGCGCGGTCAAACTGGCCGACGACGGCAGCGGCGACGTTGTGCTGCGCGTCTACGAAGCGCAGGGCGGCCGGGCCTCGGCACTCGTCACCCTCGGATTCGAGACGTCTGGATTGCAGGTGTGCGATCTGCTGGAGCGGCCGACGGAAAGCGATACCTCCGCAGTTCTGGACGGTTCGGCAGTTCGGCTGCGGCTGCGCCCCTTCCAGCTGGTCACGCTCCGGTTCACCCGTGCCTGACCCGGTGAATCGCGTCGAAGTCACGAATCTCACGACCTCGGCCGGGCATCCTCGGGCATAAGTTCGGCGGTTCGAGGATTGTCAAAGAAGGCGGGTGTGTGTTGCCCGCACCCGAACCTGTCGATTTTCTCGGAAAGCTGGTGTCGTATGCCCATCGCACTGTCCCTTCTCGACTTGGCGTCGATCGCGCCCGGGCAGACCGCGCGTGACAGCTTCGACAACAGCGTCAAGTTGGCGCAGGCCGCGGAGCGCAGTGGGCATCGCCGGGTCTGGTACGCCGAGCACCACAATATGAGCTCGATCGCCTCGAGTGCGACGAGCGTTCTCATCGGTTACGTGGCGGCGCATACGGACACCATTCGGCTCGGAGCCGGCGGGATCATGCTGCCCAATCACTCGCCGCTGGTGATCGCCGAGCAGTTCGGCACGCTGGAGACGCTCTTCCCCGGTCGGATCGATCTGGGGCTGGGCCGCGCGCCGGGCAGCGATCAGAAGACCATGCTGGCGCTGCGCCGCAATCCCGCCTCGGCGGATACGTTCCCGCAGGATGTGCTGGAACTGCAGGGCTACCTGTCGGGTCACTCGCGCATTCCAGGGGTCAAGGCCGTACCGCGCGCGGAAGGCGTTGTGCCGCTGTATATTCTGGGCTCCTCGCTGTTCGGCGCTCAGCTTGCCGCGCACCTCGGCCTGCCGTACGCCTTCGCGTCCCACTTCTCACCCGATGCCCTGCACCAGGCGGTCCGCGCCTACCGTGATGGTTTCCAGCCCTCGGAGCAGCTGGCCGAGCCGTACGTCATGGCCGGGGTCAATGTCTTCACCGCCGACGACCACGACCAGGCCGCGGAGCAGAAGACGATCTCCTACCGGGCGCGCACCCGGGCGTTCATCAAGCGCAGCGCGGCCGGTGCCGATTACACCGACGATGAGATCGACGCCTTCCTGGCCTCGCCGAACGGGCACCAGCTGGCCTTGATGACCAAGTACACCGCGGTCGGCACGCCCGCCGAAGTTGTTGCGTACCTGGAGGATTTCGCCGTCGGCATCCAGGCGGACGAACTCATTCTCGCCCATCACGCGCACCGCATCGAGGACCGCGTCCGCTCCGTCGAACTCACCGGCGAGGCCATGGCCGCCCGGGAACCCGCCACCCGCTGAGCTTTTCTAACTCAGCACTCGTCGCAGATAGGCGGTTCGAGCCGCATCCGCGAGCTGTGAGAGGGCGGCCTGTGGTGCGGCAATGGAGAATCCGTGCCACGCGCCCGGCCACAGGTGCAGCTCGACCGGCACCCCGGCCTGCGACAGGCGCGCGGCATAGTCGAGCACTTCGTCGCGGAAGGTTTCGACCTGTCCGACATCGAGGAAAGTCGGTGGCAGGCCGGATAATTCGGTTGCACGCGCGGGGGCCGCATACGATGACACATCGGGGCCGCCGGGCGCCCGGCCGAGGTACATCGCCCACGCCTCGGCATTGGCGGTGCGATCCCAGAAGCCCTCGCGGTCGAGTTCCTGGCTCGAAGGTGTGCGGCCGCGGTCATCGAGCATGGGGCACCACAGGATTTGATGGGCGAGCGCCGGGCCGCCCCGATCCCGCGCCAGCAGTGCGGTCGCCGCGGCCAGTCCGCCGCCCGCGCTGCTGCCGAAGATGATCAACCGTTCGGGGTCGATGTCCAGCTCCTCGGAGTGCCCTGCGACCCAGAGCAATCCGGCATAGCAGTCCTCGACCGGGGTCGGGAAGGGATGTTCCGGGGCCCGCCGGTAGCCGACCGAGATCGCGACAATGCCGAGCTCATCGACCCAGCGGGCCAGGGTGTCGGCGAGCTCCCACTCGTCGCCGGCGATCATTCCGCCGCCGTGCGTGTGATAGACGCAGGGCCACGGGCCGGGCCCGCGAGTCGGGCGCATGATGACGACGGGTAGTTCCGGGCCGTCATCGGCCCCCGCGACCGTGCACTGCTCGATCCGCACCGCGCCATTGCGCCGCAGCAGTTCGGGATTCGCGGTGCTGGAGTTCATCTTTCGGTACTCGGCCAGCGCGCGGGGTGCTGTCCAGCCCAGCTCCCGCATTTCCAGGGGGTAGGAGGCGAGGATTGCGTCCAACTCCGGGTCGAAGGGCGGGCGAGTGCTCATCTGGGGTGTCTCCTGTCGGATGGTTCACCCAGCCTCTCGCGGATGGTGCGGCTCGGGGTACCGCCATATGGCGGATGCTCGACCAGATTGCCCGCCGATCGGCGATACAATTCTGCAGTCGTCCGAGCGAGGAGTGGGTATGGAAGAGCTGCTCCAACGGCTTGCCTCTCTCGATCCCGCCGCCGAGGGCGCGGTGCGGGCGATCGCCTATTTCGACAAACTCGTGGAGGGCCGGGCGGGGCTCGAGGCCTTTGTCCGCGCCGCGGCAATCCTGGCGGGTTGTCCGGCGGGATTGCATGATCCGGACCGTCATGTGCTGGTCCGCATGCATCCCGATGGGCATCGGCTCGAAGCCGGTTCCTTCCACGGCGAATGGCCGATGGTCGAGCTCGCCGGGGGAGAAGGCGGGCGGGTCTGGCTGGAGCGGGATGCCGGTCCGAGTCCGACCGATGTGATCATTCTGGAACGGCTGGCCGTCGGCGTCCGGCTCGTGCTGGACCGTACGCGCGGGCGCGGGCCCGCTCGTGATCCGGCCAGCGTCGAGGCTTTGCTCAGCGCGGATATCTCGGCGAATGTGCGCCGGCAGGCTGCGCGTCGTATTGCCCTGCCCGCGGATCCTCAGGTCAAAGTGGTGGCAATGCTCGCCGAGCCGGATTCGGCGGTACCGGAATCCGCGGATCTGAGTAGATGGAGTGCGCAGCTTGGCCGGGTGCTGGCCGCGATCGTGCCGGCCGACCTCGAGCCCGAGACCTCCGTGCGGATCGGACTCGGGCCCGCTGTCGAGTCCGCCGATCTTCCGCGTTCGTGGCACGGGGCGCTACAGGCGTTGCGGCTCACCGGAATTGACGGTCCACGGCGGGTGCGATTCGAGGACCTCGGTGGGATGGGCATCATCGCCGAGCGGATCTCGCCGGCGGATGCGCTGGTCGACGATGTGCTGGCGATTCGAGCGGCGCAGGATCAGATCCCGGCGGCGCTAGCGACCCTCACCGCCCTCGTCGAGCATGACAGCCTGCGTGCGGCGGCGGCAGCACTGTATCTGCACCACTCCACACTGCAGGCTCGAATTCCGCGTCTCGCAACAATTCTCGGCTATCGGCCCGATACGGCGTTCGGTCGCAATCGCTTGCACATCGCCCTGGTTCTGAACCGGATCAACCTCAACGGGCCACTGCCCTAGCAAGACCTCGGTGCGGGTCAGCCGTTACGACGTAGGCGCGGTCTCCGGGATCAAGCGGTGCTGGAAGAAGGCAAGGATTTCATCGCGGGCGGCGATGGTCGGCTGGCCTGCCTCATCGATCAGGTGGGCGGTGACCACGCTGTGCGGACTCGCGACGTGTACCGAAAAGAACGGCGCTGTTTCGGGATTGGCCGCATGGTCGGGGAGGACTCGGCCGACGAATCGGTCGCCCAGTGCTTCCTGGTACGCGGCGAAACGCTGGGCGCGGCAGAACTTGTCACCCGCGAATCGGTAGGCGAGCACCGTGAGGTCGTCCTTCTCGAGCCGATTGCGCACGGCGGCAAGCTCATCGGGGGGACTCTCCAGTCCTGCCGGATTGTCCATCGGCAGCGTGGGCTGGGACAGTACGGGGGCGAGCACGGCGGGTTCGAGCATCATGGACAGTGCGAAATTGCCGGTAAAGCACATTCCGATCGCGCCTACGCCCGGGCCGCCGCACTCGTGCAGGGCCAGCCGTGCGAGCGCTCGCAACCAACCGGTGACGGGGCTGGACTCGTCGGCGGCGAAGGCGCGGAATTCGGCACTGACGCACGCTTTTCGGAATACCGCCGCACCTTCGTCGGCGGTGGCTACGGCTCCGTCCCGGCCGAATAGCGACGGCATGTAGACGGTGAATCCGGCGTCCCGAACCCAGCGGCTGAAGCGAGTGACATGCGGGCTGATGCCCGGCATCTCCGTCATGACGATCACGGCCGGGCCGGATCCGGCGACATACACCCGCTTCGTAACGTTTTCGAGGGTGATCTCGCGAATGGTGAAGTCCGACAACGCATCATCGGCGGACATGTTCTGCGGCGTCATCGTCAGACTTCCTGCGTTCCGTTCGTGAGGGTGGTGAGTAGGGGGAGGAGCAGTGCCGACAAGGTGCGGCGCTGGCGCTCGGCGGGCCATGATCGCGGCTCCAAGGTGGCTCGGGTGCCGACTCCGTCGATCGCCGCGAGGACCGAGTCCGCGATGATGCCCAATTCCTGCGGTGCGGGTGCGCCTCGGAGCGTCGAAAGCCGGTGCGTAATGCGCTCGACGATCTCCTCGTAGTAGCGGCGATGCACGGCGGCGAGGCGTTCATCGGTCATCGCCCGGCCCCAGAAGGCCAGCCACACCCGCCATTCGCCGAGCCCCCGCGCATCCAGGGGAAGGTAACCGCAGTACAGCTCGATACAGCTCACCAGGTCGATCGGTTCATCGGCCGAGGGCGCGGGCCGCTCCAGTATTCGCCGCACAACCTCCGACAGCGCCGCCTCCAGCACTGCGTCCTTACCGTCGAAATAGTGCGTGACCGCGCCGGTCGTCACATTGGCGGCCGCCGCCACATCCCGCAGCCGCGCCCCGTCGATCCCGGCCTTGTCGATCACCGCGACGGCGGCAGCCGCGATCGTCCGCCGCTGCACGGCAAAGTCGACCTGTTTTGGCATAACGGTGATTATGTATCAAAGACCCCCGGTCGCCAACCCCTAGTCGGGTCTGTCCGCCACCCGCACCCGATACGCGCGGATATCGGACGCGGCATCGCACGCCGATGATCAGTGTGCGAGGGCCGCCCACATCGGCAGCAGGAGAAGCGCGAGCACCGAGGTCTTGATGACCACCGATGCGGCGAGGTCGACGTCCGTGTCGTACTGGGCGGCGAAGATGAAGAGGTTCTGTGGGGCCGGCATTGCCGCGATGAGGGTGAGGTAGGTGAGCCAGGGCGCGCCGATGCCGAATACGTAGCGGGCGAGCGTGAATGCCAGCAGTGGGAACAACAGGCATTTCATGGTGACCAGCCAGTACTCGTCGCTGCTGGTCCCTCGCAGTCGAATCCCGCTGCCGCCCAGGTGAAGTCCCAATGCGAAGAGGGCGACGGGGGATGCTGCCGCTCCGGCCATCGAGAGTGTGTCGGTCGCCCAGCCCGGGACGGGCAGGTGTGCGAGATTGGCAGCGATCCCGGCGTAGCAGGCCACCACTATCGGTGTGGTGACCGCAGCTCGCAGGCCCCTTCGCACGCCGCCGGTCGTGCCTTCCGGATCGGTCGGTGTGCCTGTGGATTCCATGATCGCGATGACCACCACCGTCAGCACGCAGACCTGCAGCAGGATGACAGGGAAGATCGGTGTGGCGTCGCCGAACAGCAACAGGAATACCGGGATGGCGAAGTAGGTGGTGTTGACCTGGCAGGCGGCCATGATCCGCAGCGCGGTGGCGCGGGCATCGCATCGAGTCACGGTGCGGGCCACCGTCGCCACCACGATCATGCCCAGCACGGCGGTGGTGGTGTAGGCGGCGATCGCGACGGGGTTGAACACCTGTCGCAGATCGGCGCGGTAGAAGCTGCCCAGTAGGTACGCGGGGATGGCGAAGCGGAAAGCGAACTCGGAGAACGCCTTCGACAGCGTGGCATCGATGATCTTGCGGCGGGCGAACAGCACCCCCGCTCCGCAGATGAGCGCGACCGGTGCCAGTTTTTCGAGTGTGCCGAGAAAACCGGTCACTCGGCACGCCGATCGCCGGCCACCGTGGCTGGTCTACTCACGCGCAGCGCTCCATGGTCGCCCGGACGGTAGAAGCGTGCGATCAGTGGGCTATGTAGACGCCCTGGGCTCCTGTGGTGGCTATGACGGTCGATCCTTGGGAGAGGTTGGCTGTGACGGTGCCGCCGGAATCGGTGGGGAGGGCGCGGCCGGGGGCGATGAGGCGGCCTGACCAGTTGTGGGGGGCGCCGTCGCAGGTGACGAGGACCGAGCCGTCGAGTTGGACGGCGATGGGGCCGCCGATGCCGCCCTGGAACATTTGTTCCAGGGAGCCGTTCGCGATGTTGACTCCGGCGGTGCCGCCTCCTGCGCAGGTGGCGGAGCCGTTGATGGTCAAGGTGGTGACGTTGTAGCTCATCTGCCGGTCGACGGAGATGGAGGCCGGCTGCTGTGCGGACGCCAGTGCGGCGGTGAATCCCAGACAGCCGGTGGCTGCGATGAGAACCGCCCCTAGCGCGGGGTGCGGAGTGCGGAACATGGCGTTCCTCCTGTCGATGCGCGATCACAAGATCGCCAACACCTACATCCTGCGCGCATTCGGTGATCGCCACCAGTGGCTGGCGCATCGATCGGCCGTGCGTGACTGTCAGGCCGATGCGGCGCCCGGCGGCGGCAGATGGGGGAGCGGGAGGCTGTGCAGCCAGTCGTCCCACAGTGAGCGCAATGGCGCCGCGCTGTAATGCCCTGCCAGATCCATGAATTCGTCGGTGGTGACCGAGCTGTGGCGGTAGCGGGTGGTCCATTCGCGCAGCAGGTTGAAGAATTTCGGATCGCCCAGTTGCAGGCGGAGGGCGTGCAGGGTCAGGGCGCCGCGTTTGTAGACGCGGTCGTCGAACATGCGGGTGGGGCCGGGATCGCCGAGCAGGATGTCCTGGGGCTGGTGGGACAGGCGCAGGCGGGCGGTGCGGGCCAGGTGGTCGGCGGTCGCGCCGCCGGAGGCCTCGGACCAGATCCATTCGGCATAGCAGGCGAAGCCCTCGTGCAGCCAGATATCGCGCCACTGGCGAATGGTCAGGCTGTTGCCGAACCACTGGTGCGCAAGCTCGTGTGCGACAAGGCGTTCCGAGCCGCGATGACCGTCGCAGTGATTGGCGCCGAAGGTGGAGATGCCCTGCGCCTCGATGGGGATTTCCAGATCGTCATCGGTGACGACGACCGTGTAGGCGTCGAAGGGGTACGGGCCGAATTTATCGGTGAAGACCGCCATCATGTCCGGCTGACGTGCGAAGTCGTGATCGAATGCGGCGCGCAGCCGCTGCGGCAGCACGGCCTGCATGGGCACCGCACCGCGCGGGGCCTCCAGCCGATGCTTGCGGTACGGCCCGACCTGCACCGTGGCCAGATAGGTCGCCATCGGTTCGGGCTGCTCGTACACCCAGGTGGTCTGACTGGCCTTGGTCTGCTTGCGCATCAGCGTGCCATTGGCCAGCGCGTAGTACGGGGTGTCGGTGGTGATCGAAATGCGGTAGCTGGCTTTGGAACTCGGGTGATCGTCACACGGAAACCAGGAGGCCGCGCCATTGGGCTGACTGGCCACCAGCGCACCCTCGGTGAGCTCCTCCCAGCCGACCTCACCCCACGGGCCGCGCACCGGTTTGGGCGTGCCCGCGTACTGGACGACCAGCGCCAGCGCCCCACCGGCGGGGACCTTGATCGAGGGTGTGATCACCAGCTTGCCTTGCTGGTGAGTGTATTTCGCGACCTTGTAACCGTTGACCAGCACCTTCGACACGGCCAGCGACTGCGAAAGATCCAGTGCGAAGCGATCCCGCACC encodes the following:
- a CDS encoding helical backbone metal receptor, whose translation is MVAGEVVDDLGAVVRVRRPVRRVVSLVPSLTEAIAVSCPDLLAGATEWCTHPPGLSVERVRGTKNPNVRRIVEIAPDLVVCNQEENRRIDVERLRDAGIAVWVTRIRTLEEAFASMGRLFTVGLDVGMPDWLAQAEACWAPPPPKPLCNAVIPVWRDPWMVVGRDTFTGDLARRLGLRLVHADLPERYPTVSTHELVANVDLAVLPDEPYVFTETDGPEAFPGMPVALVEGHHLTWYGPSLVTARKSLTDRLAQAAVRP
- a CDS encoding alpha-mannosidase produces the protein MHDDRRLIESRLGRVLGERIVPAIYPESVPLRASMWVAPDEPVPVAEGLAGPRTGVGPGDRWGAPWGTSWLTVEGTVPAAWAGRTVEAIIDLGFDRNMTGFQCEGLVYRGDGSPVKGLHPRNQWVRVAGPAVGGEEVVLHVEAASNPIIPFFSPTALGDSLTAGGEPQYRLGRMDLAIFDEQVWQLVMDLEVLGELMHEMPEDPARRYDIVRAIERALDTIDLQDVNSTAAAARECLVEVLAAPAIASAHTISAVGHAHIDTAWLWPLRETVRKVARTTANMTALLADEPDFIFTMSQAAQYDFLKQHRPEVYEKVEKAVSDGRFVPAGGMWVESDTNMPGSEAMARQFVYGKRFFLEEFGIENEEAWLPDTFGFAAGLPQIIKAAGSKWLLTQKISWSEINQFPHHTFLWEGIDGTRIFTHFPPVDTYNCSMQGREIAHAARNFKDKGRASMSLAPTGWGDGGGGTTREMVAKAARMKNLEGSPKVLWDKPSDFFAKAEAEYANPPVWVGELYLELHRATLTSQAKTKQGNRRSEHLLREAELWAATAAVRKNAEYPRAALDRLWKTVLLHQFHDILPGSAIAWVYREAAQTYAAVAQELTEIIERAQWVLGGERAGPNSFNSTPHTWQSVPAGAAAVPEQSGSCSVTARAEGGFVLENGVLRVEIDVRGLVVSVFDPAQQRETLPPESAANLLQLHPDLPNSWDAWDVDRFYRNRVTDLIDVDFLAAGPDSTESAVVRVGRSFGSSKVEQTLSLRAGAHGLDIDTSVDWHETEKFLKLAFPLDVHADRYASETQFGHMFRPTHTNTSWEYAKFEACNHRFVHIAEPGWGVALVNDSTYGHDVTRTVRADGGTTTTVRASLLRAPRFPDPETDHGAHAFRHSLIPSASIGDAVCAGYRINLAPITPTVAEAVAPLFTIDNDAVVTSAVKLADDGSGDVVLRVYEAQGGRASALVTLGFETSGLQVCDLLERPTESDTSAVLDGSAVRLRLRPFQLVTLRFTRA
- a CDS encoding LLM class flavin-dependent oxidoreductase yields the protein MPIALSLLDLASIAPGQTARDSFDNSVKLAQAAERSGHRRVWYAEHHNMSSIASSATSVLIGYVAAHTDTIRLGAGGIMLPNHSPLVIAEQFGTLETLFPGRIDLGLGRAPGSDQKTMLALRRNPASADTFPQDVLELQGYLSGHSRIPGVKAVPRAEGVVPLYILGSSLFGAQLAAHLGLPYAFASHFSPDALHQAVRAYRDGFQPSEQLAEPYVMAGVNVFTADDHDQAAEQKTISYRARTRAFIKRSAAGADYTDDEIDAFLASPNGHQLALMTKYTAVGTPAEVVAYLEDFAVGIQADELILAHHAHRIEDRVRSVELTGEAMAAREPATR
- a CDS encoding alpha/beta hydrolase — translated: MSTRPPFDPELDAILASYPLEMRELGWTAPRALAEYRKMNSSTANPELLRRNGAVRIEQCTVAGADDGPELPVVIMRPTRGPGPWPCVYHTHGGGMIAGDEWELADTLARWVDELGIVAISVGYRRAPEHPFPTPVEDCYAGLLWVAGHSEELDIDPERLIIFGSSAGGGLAAATALLARDRGGPALAHQILWCPMLDDRGRTPSSQELDREGFWDRTANAEAWAMYLGRAPGGPDVSSYAAPARATELSGLPPTFLDVGQVETFRDEVLDYAARLSQAGVPVELHLWPGAWHGFSIAAPQAALSQLADAARTAYLRRVLS
- a CDS encoding helix-turn-helix domain-containing protein; translated protein: MEELLQRLASLDPAAEGAVRAIAYFDKLVEGRAGLEAFVRAAAILAGCPAGLHDPDRHVLVRMHPDGHRLEAGSFHGEWPMVELAGGEGGRVWLERDAGPSPTDVIILERLAVGVRLVLDRTRGRGPARDPASVEALLSADISANVRRQAARRIALPADPQVKVVAMLAEPDSAVPESADLSRWSAQLGRVLAAIVPADLEPETSVRIGLGPAVESADLPRSWHGALQALRLTGIDGPRRVRFEDLGGMGIIAERISPADALVDDVLAIRAAQDQIPAALATLTALVEHDSLRAAAAALYLHHSTLQARIPRLATILGYRPDTAFGRNRLHIALVLNRINLNGPLP
- a CDS encoding dienelactone hydrolase family protein translates to MTPQNMSADDALSDFTIREITLENVTKRVYVAGSGPAVIVMTEMPGISPHVTRFSRWVRDAGFTVYMPSLFGRDGAVATADEGAAVFRKACVSAEFRAFAADESSPVTGWLRALARLALHECGGPGVGAIGMCFTGNFALSMMLEPAVLAPVLSQPTLPMDNPAGLESPPDELAAVRNRLEKDDLTVLAYRFAGDKFCRAQRFAAYQEALGDRFVGRVLPDHAANPETAPFFSVHVASPHSVVTAHLIDEAGQPTIAARDEILAFFQHRLIPETAPTS
- a CDS encoding TetR/AcrR family transcriptional regulator, with translation MPKQVDFAVQRRTIAAAAVAVIDKAGIDGARLRDVAAAANVTTGAVTHYFDGKDAVLEAALSEVVRRILERPAPSADEPIDLVSCIELYCGYLPLDARGLGEWRVWLAFWGRAMTDERLAAVHRRYYEEIVERITHRLSTLRGAPAPQELGIIADSVLAAIDGVGTRATLEPRSWPAERQRRTLSALLLPLLTTLTNGTQEV
- a CDS encoding AEC family transporter, with the protein product MTGFLGTLEKLAPVALICGAGVLFARRKIIDATLSKAFSEFAFRFAIPAYLLGSFYRADLRQVFNPVAIAAYTTTAVLGMIVVATVARTVTRCDARATALRIMAACQVNTTYFAIPVFLLLFGDATPIFPVILLQVCVLTVVVIAIMESTGTPTDPEGTTGGVRRGLRAAVTTPIVVACYAGIAANLAHLPVPGWATDTLSMAGAAASPVALFALGLHLGGSGIRLRGTSSDEYWLVTMKCLLFPLLAFTLARYVFGIGAPWLTYLTLIAAMPAPQNLFIFAAQYDTDVDLAASVVIKTSVLALLLLPMWAALAH
- a CDS encoding M1 family metallopeptidase; the protein is MMPNKFSEDAIDDYLPQNGNRGYRVSRYDLELVYKVASNRLAGRAEITAVSTGVRDRFALDLSQSLAVSKVLVNGYKVAKYTHQQGKLVITPSIKVPAGGALALVVQYAGTPKPVRGPWGEVGWEELTEGALVASQPNGAASWFPCDDHPSSKASYRISITTDTPYYALANGTLMRKQTKASQTTWVYEQPEPMATYLATVQVGPYRKHRLEAPRGAVPMQAVLPQRLRAAFDHDFARQPDMMAVFTDKFGPYPFDAYTVVVTDDDLEIPIEAQGISTFGANHCDGHRGSERLVAHELAHQWFGNSLTIRQWRDIWLHEGFACYAEWIWSEASGGATADHLARTARLRLSHQPQDILLGDPGPTRMFDDRVYKRGALTLHALRLQLGDPKFFNLLREWTTRYRHSSVTTDEFMDLAGHYSAAPLRSLWDDWLHSLPLPHLPPPGAASA